In Micromonospora cremea, the genomic window AAGCGCACCTCGCCCTTCACCGGGTGCCCGTCGCCGGAGGCGACCTGGTAACCGACTATGTAGAGCCCTGCGGCACCGGGCTTGAACGGCACCCGCACGCGGCTGCCGGCGAAGGCCGGCAGCCCGCCAGCGACCACATTGTCCGGTCCGATTACTGTGATCTTCGTCGTAGCCGGGTCCGGCTTGGCCAGGAAACGGAGCTCGATCCGGGTGGGCGCGGTGGCCACGCGGGCGCCGTCGCGCGGATCGCTGTCGGTCAGCGAATTGTGCGCCGCGGCCGGCGTCGCCGGGGCCAGCAACGACACACCGCACGCCACGCCGAGCACCACTGGCACGACCCGCGCCATACGTGTAACCCTGCCCCCCATGAACCCCTCCGTAAGGGTACGATCCGCCCGCTGATCAAACGGCTCCTCATTAGTCGAGCAGAGATCGCAGATAGTTCCAATTACTGCTCCACAAGCTGAAAATCATCGACGTTCTGCGACTCTGTGAGAGTGGCCCCGACCGCCCGGT contains:
- a CDS encoding copper resistance CopC family protein, whose product is MARVVPVVLGVACGVSLLAPATPAAAHNSLTDSDPRDGARVATAPTRIELRFLAKPDPATTKITVIGPDNVVAGGLPAFAGSRVRVPFKPGAAGLYIVGYQVASGDGHPVKGEVRFTLTTGTAADPSASPSALPSVSGGTTATPGAAAGSPSAGPASASPVATGGSPTAVVPLAQERAASGHRRWLWALGALVLLAALVSGFLLRRRANRG